The Benincasa hispida cultivar B227 chromosome 11, ASM972705v1, whole genome shotgun sequence genome has a segment encoding these proteins:
- the LOC120091808 gene encoding casparian strip membrane protein 2, translating to MKNSGDSTVIDVPPTAGSSKKKAVVSTAPRQAGGGVKRGLAIFDFVLRLGALGAALGAAASMGTSDETLPFFTQFFQFEASYDDLPTFQFFLIAMGIVAGYLVLSLPFSIVCIVRPGAVGIRLLLLILDTVVLTLATSAAAAAAAIVYLAHDGNTSTNWLAICDQFEDFCQKISGAVIGAFIAAVLMMFLILLSAFAIRNTH from the exons ATGAAGAACTCCGGCGATTCAACCGTCATTGACGTGCCCCCGACCGCTGGCAGCAGCAAAAAGAAAGCGGTTGTTTCCACTGCTCCCCGACAAGCCGGCGGAGGGGTGAAGCGGGGGCTCGCCATCTTTGACTTCGTCCTAAGGCTTGGCGCTTTGGGCGCCGCCTTGGGGGCGGCGGCGTCCATGGGAACAAGTGATGAAACTCTCCCTTTCTTCACTCAGTTCTTCCAGTTTGAAGCTAGCTATGATGATCTCCCCACTTTTCA ATTCTTCCTCATAGCAATGGGAATTGTAGCAGGCTACCTGGTTCTCTCGCTACCATTCTCCATCGTCTGCATCGTCCGCCCGGGTGCGGTCGGAATCCGATTACTCCTCCTCATTCTCGACACC GTGGTTCTCACATTGGCCACGTCAGCCGCCGCCGCAGCAGCCGCCATAGTGTACCTGGCTCACGACGGCAACACCAGCACCAATTGGCTGGCGATCTGCGATCAGTTCGAAGATTTCTGCCAGAAAATTAGCGGAGCAGTGATCGGCGCTTTCATCGCCGCCGTTCTCATGATGTTCCTCATCTTGTTATCTGCTTTCGCCATCAGAAACACTCACTAA
- the LOC120089908 gene encoding mitochondrial fission protein ELM1-like isoform X2 gives MRPIRLPEPPNGSSGVPEIFDGGIYCAIRRAVVIGNGFPGAENQCLGLVRALGLSGRHALYRVMRPRGGINEWLHWLPVSVHKKLDLFIKQIFGDSSRKVEGKNGMPLLAKKTGLSHVLEADAKQIAKVARETFDMDGPLLVIASGRDTISVASSIKRFAPENVFVVQIQHPRSRLDRFDLVIAPRHDYYPLTPHARQQIPWLLRQWITPCEPPGKNVVLTVGALHQADFAALRSAASTWHKELASLPKPLLVVNIGGPSSNCRYGIDLAKQLATMLQNILWSCGSVRISFSRRTPEKVSNLLVEKFSTHPKVYIWDGEGPNPHLGHLAWADAFVITADSVSMLSEACSTGKPVYVIGADRCMWKFADFQKSLTERGVVRPFTGKEDVYLKKPFLID, from the exons ATGAGACCGATCAGACTTCCAGAACCTCCGAATGGGTCATCCGGCGTGCCGGAGATTTTCGACGGCGGGATCTACTGCGCCATCAGGAGGGCCGTCGTGATCGGGAATGGCTTCCCCGGCGCGGAGAATCAGTGTCTTGGTTTGGTCCGAGCCCTCGGCCTTTCAGGTCGGCATGCTCTTTAC CGGGTCATGAGGCCAAGGGGAGGGATCAATGAGTGGCTTCACTGGCTCCCAGTTTCTGTCCACAAGAAACTGGACTTGTTTATCAAGCAAATTTTTGGTGATTCTAGCAGAAAAGTTGAAGGGAAGAATGGAATGCCTCTGCTGGCCAAGAAAACTG GCTTATCACATGTTTTAGAAGCTGATGCAAAGCAGATTGCAAAAGTGGCACGTGAAACATTTGATAT GGATGGCCCATTGCTCGTAATTGCATCTGGCAGAGATACAATTTCGGTTGCTAGCTCGATTAAAAGGTTTGCTCCAGAAAATGTTTTTGTTGTCCAG ATTCAACACCCGAGGTCCCGgttagatagatttgatttGGTTATTGCTCCTCGTCATGATTATTACCCTTTGACTCCTCATGCACGACAACAGATTCCTTGGTTGCTTCGCCAGTGGATTACTCCTTGTGAACCTCCTGGAAAAAATGTG GTTCTTACTGTAGGAGCTCTTCATCAGGCTGATTTTGCTGCACTTAGGAGTGCAGCCTCTACATGGCATAAAGAATTGGCTTCTCTTCCAAAACCACTCCTTGTGGTTAATATTGGAGGTCCATCAA GCAATTGTCGCTATGGCATCGATCTTGCAAAGCAGTTAGCTACTATGCTGCAAAACATTCTTTGGAGCTGTGGAAGTGTTAGGATCTCATTTTCACGTCGAACCCCGGAGAAG GTATCCAATCTCTTGGTTGAAAAATTCAGTACCCATCCTAAAGTCTACATATGGGATGGTGAAG GACCAAATCCGCATCTCGGGCATCTAGCATGGGCTGATGCTTTTGTAATAACAGCCGACTCAGTAAGTATGTTGAGTGAGGCTTGCAGTACTGG GAAACCCGTTTATGTGATTGGAGCTGACCGATGCATGTGGAAGTTTGCAGACTTCCAAAAATCTCTTACCGAACGAGGAGTGGTCAGGCCGTTCACTGGTAAAGAAGAT GTATACCTGAAGAAGCCCTTCCTGATAGATTGA
- the LOC120089908 gene encoding mitochondrial fission protein ELM1-like isoform X3 yields the protein MASPARRISVLVWSEPSAFQRVMRPRGGINEWLHWLPVSVHKKLDLFIKQIFGDSSRKVEGKNGMPLLAKKTGLSHVLEADAKQIAKVARETFDMDGPLLVIASGRDTISVASSIKRFAPENVFVVQIQHPRSRLDRFDLVIAPRHDYYPLTPHARQQIPWLLRQWITPCEPPGKNVVLTVGALHQADFAALRSAASTWHKELASLPKPLLVVNIGGPSSNCRYGIDLAKQLATMLQNILWSCGSVRISFSRRTPEKVSNLLVEKFSTHPKVYIWDGEGPNPHLGHLAWADAFVITADSVSMLSEACSTGKPVYVIGADRCMWKFADFQKSLTERGVVRPFTGKEDISESWSYSPLNDTTEAANWVNSILATRGWRIHTSTI from the exons ATGGCTTCCCCGGCGCGGAGAATCAGTGTCTTGGTTTGGTCCGAGCCCTCGGCCTTTCAG CGGGTCATGAGGCCAAGGGGAGGGATCAATGAGTGGCTTCACTGGCTCCCAGTTTCTGTCCACAAGAAACTGGACTTGTTTATCAAGCAAATTTTTGGTGATTCTAGCAGAAAAGTTGAAGGGAAGAATGGAATGCCTCTGCTGGCCAAGAAAACTG GCTTATCACATGTTTTAGAAGCTGATGCAAAGCAGATTGCAAAAGTGGCACGTGAAACATTTGATAT GGATGGCCCATTGCTCGTAATTGCATCTGGCAGAGATACAATTTCGGTTGCTAGCTCGATTAAAAGGTTTGCTCCAGAAAATGTTTTTGTTGTCCAG ATTCAACACCCGAGGTCCCGgttagatagatttgatttGGTTATTGCTCCTCGTCATGATTATTACCCTTTGACTCCTCATGCACGACAACAGATTCCTTGGTTGCTTCGCCAGTGGATTACTCCTTGTGAACCTCCTGGAAAAAATGTG GTTCTTACTGTAGGAGCTCTTCATCAGGCTGATTTTGCTGCACTTAGGAGTGCAGCCTCTACATGGCATAAAGAATTGGCTTCTCTTCCAAAACCACTCCTTGTGGTTAATATTGGAGGTCCATCAA GCAATTGTCGCTATGGCATCGATCTTGCAAAGCAGTTAGCTACTATGCTGCAAAACATTCTTTGGAGCTGTGGAAGTGTTAGGATCTCATTTTCACGTCGAACCCCGGAGAAG GTATCCAATCTCTTGGTTGAAAAATTCAGTACCCATCCTAAAGTCTACATATGGGATGGTGAAG GACCAAATCCGCATCTCGGGCATCTAGCATGGGCTGATGCTTTTGTAATAACAGCCGACTCAGTAAGTATGTTGAGTGAGGCTTGCAGTACTGG GAAACCCGTTTATGTGATTGGAGCTGACCGATGCATGTGGAAGTTTGCAGACTTCCAAAAATCTCTTACCGAACGAGGAGTGGTCAGGCCGTTCACTGGTAAAGAAGAT ATATCGGAAAGTTGGAGCTACTCTCCTCTCAACGACACTACAGAGGCTGCAAATTGGGTAAATTCTATACTCGCTACACGCGGGTGGAGAATTCATACATCGACTATATGA
- the LOC120090086 gene encoding small RNA-binding protein 11, chloroplastic, producing the protein MEAIRKAMAISSNRCVLPSLFTLPSRLVSFRGIASKLFVGGLSFYTTDKGLSEAFSQYGQVVEAKVVMDRVSDKSKGFGFVTFASEDEAHTALTEMNGKPLNGRVIFVDYAKPTSKFRSGIPIARGPPEEKTDE; encoded by the exons ATGGAGGCGATCAGAAAAGCGATGGCAATATCTTCCAATCGTTGTGTTCTTCCCTCTCTATTTACTCTGCCGTCTCGTCTCGTCTCTTTCAGAGGCATAGCTTCGAAGCTTTTTGTTGGTG GACTCTCATTTTACACTACTGACAAGGGACTGTCAGAAGCTTTTTCTCAGTATGGTCAGGTTGTTGAAG CTAAAGTTGTGATGGATAGAGTCTCTGATAAGTCAAAGGGATTCGGATTTGTCACCTTTGCATCCGAAGACGAAGCTCATACAGCactgacagagatgaatggaaaG CCTTTGAACGGAAGGGTTATCTTTGTGGACTATGCAAAACCAACATCCAAATTTCGTAGCGGAATTCCTATAGCGAGAGGACCTCCTGAGGAGAAAACTGATGAATGA
- the LOC120091515 gene encoding probable F-box protein At2g36090, giving the protein MQTYTVWISSPIPYRTFSPSAFSSAAGDGATTSISDIHPDILRTHILTRLDGPTLAAAACTSSEFHRLTSEPSLWADICHSTWPSTATQRLDALISEFPDGPRSFFIDSFPRLSYHSETSTSSAPSPATYIRRRRRLHLPPELISAVDIYYRGEMIFSKVVETETVSGWFRCSPFRIDMLDPKDVIPTPIKFPIGGGNACRELGEDLTLSWIMIDAAGRRAMNMSSYRAVSVQRHWLSGEVQVQFATVLGGERGTAAEWVKCGIAVTCGGWEGGNLQVREVNLEVEDMDGTFLDGKDSLVILERAMEGKMGRRGKKIKLEEFLEKKNERKERKVRREGTLDMMCLAFGFFGFATLCLWFFFR; this is encoded by the coding sequence atgcaAACTTATACCGTTTGGATTTCAAGTCCGATTCCCTATCGGACCTTTTCCCCGTCGGCGTTCTCCTCCGCCGCCGGTGACGGCGCTACCACATCTATTTCCGACATCCATCCAGATATCCTCCGAACTCACATCTTGACGCGTCTCGACGGCCCGACCCTCGCCGCTGCCGCTTGCACTTCTTCGGAATTTCACCGTCTCACTTCCGAGCCAAGCCTCTGGGCGGATATCTGTCACTCCACCTGGCCGTCAACGGCGACGCAGCGCCTCGACGCTCTGATTTCGGAATTTCCCGACGGTCCTCGGTCTTTCTTCATCGATTCCTTCCCTCGCCTCTCTTATCATTCCGAAACTTCCACCTCTTCTGCTCCGTCGCCGGCAACCTACATCCGTCGTCGCCGACGTCTCCACCTTCCGCCGGAATTGATCTCCGCGGTCGACATCTACTACCGCGGAGAGATGATTTTCAGCAAAGTCGTCGAAACAGAGACCGTTTCCGGATGGTTCCGTTGCTCGCCGTTTCGAATCGATATGCTCGATCCTAAGGATGTAATTCCAACGCCGATTAAATTTCCAATCGGCGGCGGAAATGCTTGCCGGGAGCTAGGGGAGGATTTGACTTTAAGCTGGATCATGATCGACGCTGCTGGACGGCGGGCGATGAATATGTCGAGTTACCGAGCGGTGAGTGTGCAGCGGCACTGGCTGAGCGGGGAGGTGCAGGTGCAATTCGCCACGGTGTTAGGCGGCGAGAGAGGGACGGCGGCGGAGTGGGTGAAGTGCGGGATTGCAGTGACGTGCGGAGGATGGGAGGGAGGGAATTTACAAGTGAGGGAAGTGAATTTGGAGGTGGAGGACATGGATGGAACATTTTTGGATGGGAAGGATAGTTTGGTAATTTTGGAGAGGGCGATGGAGGGTAAAATGGGAAGAAGAGGGAAGAAAATAAAGTTGGAGGAGTTTCTTGAGAAGAAAAATGAGAGGAAAGAAAGGAAGGTGAGAAGAGAAGGGACTTTAGATATGATGTGTTTGGCTTTTGGGTTTTTTGGGTTTGCTACTTTATGTCTTTGGTTTTTCTTTAGATga
- the LOC120089908 gene encoding mitochondrial fission protein ELM1-like isoform X1 yields the protein MRPIRLPEPPNGSSGVPEIFDGGIYCAIRRAVVIGNGFPGAENQCLGLVRALGLSGRHALYRVMRPRGGINEWLHWLPVSVHKKLDLFIKQIFGDSSRKVEGKNGMPLLAKKTGLSHVLEADAKQIAKVARETFDMDGPLLVIASGRDTISVASSIKRFAPENVFVVQIQHPRSRLDRFDLVIAPRHDYYPLTPHARQQIPWLLRQWITPCEPPGKNVVLTVGALHQADFAALRSAASTWHKELASLPKPLLVVNIGGPSSNCRYGIDLAKQLATMLQNILWSCGSVRISFSRRTPEKVSNLLVEKFSTHPKVYIWDGEGPNPHLGHLAWADAFVITADSVSMLSEACSTGKPVYVIGADRCMWKFADFQKSLTERGVVRPFTGKEDISESWSYSPLNDTTEAANWVNSILATRGWRIHTSTI from the exons ATGAGACCGATCAGACTTCCAGAACCTCCGAATGGGTCATCCGGCGTGCCGGAGATTTTCGACGGCGGGATCTACTGCGCCATCAGGAGGGCCGTCGTGATCGGGAATGGCTTCCCCGGCGCGGAGAATCAGTGTCTTGGTTTGGTCCGAGCCCTCGGCCTTTCAGGTCGGCATGCTCTTTAC CGGGTCATGAGGCCAAGGGGAGGGATCAATGAGTGGCTTCACTGGCTCCCAGTTTCTGTCCACAAGAAACTGGACTTGTTTATCAAGCAAATTTTTGGTGATTCTAGCAGAAAAGTTGAAGGGAAGAATGGAATGCCTCTGCTGGCCAAGAAAACTG GCTTATCACATGTTTTAGAAGCTGATGCAAAGCAGATTGCAAAAGTGGCACGTGAAACATTTGATAT GGATGGCCCATTGCTCGTAATTGCATCTGGCAGAGATACAATTTCGGTTGCTAGCTCGATTAAAAGGTTTGCTCCAGAAAATGTTTTTGTTGTCCAG ATTCAACACCCGAGGTCCCGgttagatagatttgatttGGTTATTGCTCCTCGTCATGATTATTACCCTTTGACTCCTCATGCACGACAACAGATTCCTTGGTTGCTTCGCCAGTGGATTACTCCTTGTGAACCTCCTGGAAAAAATGTG GTTCTTACTGTAGGAGCTCTTCATCAGGCTGATTTTGCTGCACTTAGGAGTGCAGCCTCTACATGGCATAAAGAATTGGCTTCTCTTCCAAAACCACTCCTTGTGGTTAATATTGGAGGTCCATCAA GCAATTGTCGCTATGGCATCGATCTTGCAAAGCAGTTAGCTACTATGCTGCAAAACATTCTTTGGAGCTGTGGAAGTGTTAGGATCTCATTTTCACGTCGAACCCCGGAGAAG GTATCCAATCTCTTGGTTGAAAAATTCAGTACCCATCCTAAAGTCTACATATGGGATGGTGAAG GACCAAATCCGCATCTCGGGCATCTAGCATGGGCTGATGCTTTTGTAATAACAGCCGACTCAGTAAGTATGTTGAGTGAGGCTTGCAGTACTGG GAAACCCGTTTATGTGATTGGAGCTGACCGATGCATGTGGAAGTTTGCAGACTTCCAAAAATCTCTTACCGAACGAGGAGTGGTCAGGCCGTTCACTGGTAAAGAAGAT ATATCGGAAAGTTGGAGCTACTCTCCTCTCAACGACACTACAGAGGCTGCAAATTGGGTAAATTCTATACTCGCTACACGCGGGTGGAGAATTCATACATCGACTATATGA